The Dermacentor andersoni chromosome 1, qqDerAnde1_hic_scaffold, whole genome shotgun sequence genomic interval aacatatttatttctgagccacgtgttgtttaccttgtagtagtagccaacgtccacacaacgaccttgttgtagcaggcagcagcttctgtttagtgcgtggagtgtgttgctttatactggtgccgtcctcattactgcatgtctggaacagaaattttgactgaatcagaaattgaaaaagcaaaattttgcaatatgaaatgcaaaaaggtgtgacatatatattgtaatggtttgctactacagaacacatgcaaatgtacgctgtctgttctagggtgcttaagcagcatgttaaataaatattgctattgtccataaaattgatgtctgcctaactacaatgcatgtcaacaacttaagtattattaagatcacaaatgagaacatttgtgcgttcatctatacactagaagagatcacactgcttgTTCCActagcaaatgcatgaaagtcatgaagctattagaactgatgcattatttttctgcacgaacgtgatgcaccgcttcactactgcgaaaataaatgccctacggtaaaccaaactgaacagcaagaacatttggaaccaacaagtacgaaatatgggtgaattatcatgcttgcaactgtttaatacattaaattctgtactttcacttcattttaccaaaggattattaggttttgtggacgaaagaagttgccggcggactcgaaaaaaaagtttaatatgtatattgataaggctactcagtcacctacgacctcggctacaataagatgaaaaatgagacgcgcgttccgatatcgctctttctttcctgcttgtgtgtgtataacgacagcctcgcaagtaaaggtttatttaggaaacaactgagatcctgactgcccatatgtaattcaggatctagttcgttaactcatgcccgcctggaaggtaatgagacggatgttatataacgattcaagtaGCGGtgcgactcaccgttattgccgttgtcagccgcagcaaaatccagctcccgtttcgatgcagacgtgttccgaatggctcacgaccgaaacccaacttccgggcttacatgtccgcttgcaagcacgtaacttcaccccaagttaaataacgcgagacatcgaagcgcaagaaactagttttagaaacaaagaagcaaccagtctgagtgtacgaacgaatgaatgcgTGCAGCcctgcactcgaaaataccggtaaaaattttaaatccaggccagaggtcacgtgaaagatcgatgatgctgaacgctatttgcgtttataatgacgaagaaacaataaacttactaacaaagagtacaatatctaattagcaatgataattttgccctgttttttatgtaacaaaaatgcttcggtaattgtaagagaaagtttgcaagataaaattgcgcttattacgacgcctctaaagggaaatgttggaactaacgtaagcatcccgaagtgatgctactacgctggctttgttagcagcggcgcgcagTCGATTTTTTcaccctctgtggccatttgttgaacttgagagtgtgggCTATGGATGTCACCCCCCCCCTCACCCGCAACAGCAAGTGCGGTCggggccatagagtttcatattagtatacctagaggcaaatctggcgctgcgatcgttcaaccatcatgggaatgatgggaagtacaggcttcggattggcattctattgactggcgaactagtgtacaagtattttttttggcagttttggtttcgctccaagcgcaattgctataacctgcagttggacagtgcaacgcaaagctatctgcctttgttatgttgctcggagtggcgatagcgcgctgggccagcgactgggacgatgcttgtgtcgcggtgtggcgtcgaagccgtgacgagaaagcggcggcatcgtaaacgttgaaagaacatgttttgagcgtttggacctttgtttgttaagtgtgttacgttggcactgtagcgttacgtgctttatgaaacttcagaataggacaaagaaggcactactgatacaaaacatatacagttgtacttctagtggcttgacaatcaaattttattgagggcttcattatgtgctcatttatgtgctcattgaaatgcgtgtctTAGGACtgtgagaacacaaacttacttgtggtaggaaagatagctgcttcctagctgtagtctagtgtcgcacaatgggtacccgcaaagccacgctgtaacgcttcggaagcggtacgccaatataaaatatgatgcagcatactcgtaggaggccactagcgtcctagctagcactgcagcagatgtgctgaaaagtacttgaagacgttcagcaatcgtgacagccgacgcaacctttcgaaagagcgagagagttcgcaagtgcctgtcgtctgcgagaaaagactcgcgtttgcagcgagcaggcgtcgtagcagacgacacttgtagcattccactcaagggcgcaacactttgtcacaatacaacatttttatttccagaaatacatgatgagtattttatataagtacttgcacggttgttttgctgttgaaaaaaatgaataaataattattctttggcgttaaattaggaacagaatcgcacaagtatgcataccctggtgtgtcctggtgacaaaccatagtaaaccatgcttccatctcaaagtcatacaaagtttatgcagcgtgttgtacattatataacatactgcaaaatagaattagattttacgcgataatatttgagtatagctttgtttactgcgccagaaacaaacgccactagtctaaagaccgaagtcaatccgaagcctgtacttcccatcattccacggaggaaggaaactaaggagaggccctaccccctccgcgcgctaggagaaaagtgtggcggaaatgacgtagtgggttctcatttttttgctgcttttttattttttttgttgtatggccacgccttttgggccacaatggcggcgttgttatggttttgaacgctcacacgtgttgctctggtaggtttcgggccgtggcaaaggcgctgagtgggcgggtttgcgttagtcaccgtgtcttgttgcgctgtgttacttgcaccgtgctctgccagatgttgcgcgagcgcgcgacaccacgcgcagcgcggcgtggtttcgcgaaacatgtaaacaagagaggagggtggcccaaaaggcggagcatcgccatgagcaacgccaaattccggcttcacttttgcttcacaaagagtgacgtcagggcctctccttagtttccttcctccgtgcatcattcccatgtaggttgaggcaacgcgcatgagaacccccgtagacactagcgccacatttccctctagggtatttttagaaactctatggtcggGGCGATTCGCTCGCGCGCACCGGGTGTTCCAAGATGCGCTTTTGCTGTTTTGTTATGCTAATCATTGGAACTTATTGGTTATTTTATATTTTTCCAATTAATACCAAAAATGTTCCAGTGTACTAACATGGTACTATTCTAAATTTGTTTGGCTATGGTAATACTACGCAACTGACGCAACGAGCCACTTGCCATGTCTTGCGCTGTAGTTGTCGCGTGTTGTCGTTCGTAGTTGACATGGTAGTTGACCACGGTTGACAAGTTGTTCCTTTATTCTATGGGTTGACCATGAAATAATTCAAGTACTGAAGTGGGAGTACCTGCGCCGTTCCTGTTCCCTTGAACGTCGTGAATATAACATTGGAGAAAAACCCACGCAAGCGCTTCACCATTTCAAAGCGTACTGTGTGAAACGCCGCAAGTATTGTTAAAAATGCGTTTCTGAAGTTTTCATGAGGTCTTCGGCACTGCCATCGTATCATCACCGTGTGTGCATCACTGTGCAAAGAGTGGTCTTTGAGTGACTAGCGTGTGAAGCAGTGCAATGAGTGATAAAGACACTCATCTTGAAGAATGGGAAGCGCCCGACAAGTCATTTCGCAAAATAATTGTAAAGGCCGGGCACATTGGAAAGAAGCCTTTGCATGAGTCGTCTTGTCGCTGTAATGTTTTATCGGACGAGGAAGGAATTGTTGGTCTTGGAAGTGGCGTTCGGACTAAAACCTTAGTCATCGGGGATGTTTCGAGCGAAGTGGAACTGATCCTTGAAAAATGCTTGATGACAATGAACACTGAAGAGGTTTGCGATTTATTATTTACTCTTCCGCTAAGCATCACAGTGCCGTACGTACCGAAAGCTGCCTACCTCCACTGTGGCAACCGGCCAGCGACAGACCGCAGCAACGTCTCACGCGCACAAGGGGACACTATGAAAGACAGTAATAAGGAAGCTGGTGACGTGTCGCATAACAGAGGAGCACCACCAGAAAAGCCTGTTGTGACTCCTAAGAGCTACAGAGTTCGAATAGAACTGGAAACGTTTAGCAATGTTCCCCATGTCTGCGATATGACTAGTGCAGACAAGTGGCGACATGCATGTGAACACAGGGATAAGGGCAGTCAGTTATTCTCTACAAAGCACTACAGGTGGGCCTTCAGACACTTTAGCTGGTCATACAAGTATGTAATTTCATTAGAACATGATAATGTACCTGATGATGTGACCAGACAGCTAGAACTAGACATCCAAGGTTTGAAACTAAAGTGTCTGCTGAACCTTGCAGCATGTCAGCTACAGAATTATACCTACGATCACGCCGTTGAAAATTGCACGCTTGCCCTGGAGATAGACCCAAACAATGTCAAAGCCTTATACCGACGTGGCACTGCACTAATCCAATTACAAGAGTACGAGCGAGCTAAATGTGACCTTGAGCAGGCCAAGCATTTGGACCCTAAGAATACTGCTGTTGATACACAGTTGGAGATTGTTAAGGAGCGCACATGCAAGCTAAACAGATATTTTGCTGTAGCCatgaagaaactgtttcaataaAGCTGCTTAAATAAATGCAATTTACAGAAGCTTCTTTTATCCCTGCATACAGCTTATAATTGTGCATTGCAGTGGCTAAAAATGGTAgacgaccctaatctttgacttaggcaTCTATTAGTGGCACTTGCAGCACggtgttggtgttctttaggttaagcgactgaaccatagaataaagaacgtctttcccctggcaAGGTGTAGGCCCCagcgagcggcgcacgaagcgCATATTATGCGCCCTCTCCAGTGCCAACGTCAAAGCACGTAACGAGCGCACGCGCAGCTGTTGTGAGCAAGCGAGCAGGTGAGCGCTGGGAGAGAAGTGAGAGAGGAGGGAGTCGCATAACATCTGCTTTGCTAGGCAGATGTTGTCTATGCCAGGTaagttttccattaattagctggTTAAATATGCCATATTCCTTTGTGTGACATCATTAGTGATGTCGTTACTTGTGCTTTCTACTTCCAGATTTCTAGGAATTTTGCCAAAGTAGTGCTCATATGGCTGGTCTCTAAAATCTATGATTCCGCATTTTGGTGTGTAGTAATCGGTGATTTCTAATtcattctaattattccagacacttcagtaactcaacttctaactaaacttatgctctgatatatctatatgaaatccatgaattttgtactgtactatttatttttctatgtttttaagatttatttttaattttgtttCTGGTCATCTTTGGAGGTGAACTGGAAGtgctgcaaggaaacaagaaTGTCAATCgctgctcgtgccactaaaattGTGAAGTTTGTTTTACACGTTGCCATTTTACTTGCAAATTTGCATCTC includes:
- the LOC140212797 gene encoding uncharacterized protein, giving the protein MSDKDTHLEEWEAPDKSFRKIIVKAGHIGKKPLHESSCRCNVLSDEEGIVGLGSGVRTKTLVIGDVSSEVELILEKCLMTMNTEEVCDLLFTLPLSITVPYVPKAAYLHCGNRPATDRSNVSRAQGDTMKDSNKEAGDVSHNRGAPPEKPVVTPKSYRVRIELETFSNVPHVCDMTSADKWRHACEHRDKGSQLFSTKHYRWAFRHFSWSYKYVISLEHDNVPDDVTRQLELDIQGLKLKCLLNLAACQLQNYTYDHAVENCTLALEIDPNNVKALYRRGTALIQLQEYERAKCDLEQAKHLDPKNTAVDTQLEIVKERTCKLNRYFAVAMKKLFQ